In the genome of Geotrypetes seraphini chromosome 14, aGeoSer1.1, whole genome shotgun sequence, one region contains:
- the LRRC55 gene encoding leucine-rich repeat-containing protein 55, which produces MILITFLLMTAALLSGIKSCPVLCTCQNQMVDCSNQRLFSVPPDLLLDIRNLSLAHNRIANIPPGYLSCYTELQILDLHNNSLSELPKRLFINAKKLLHLDLSYNNLSHLPADMFQMAHDLVQVNLSYNPGLRKIHPLAFRGLFQLRHLDLSYGSLSFLGLEALEDLSGLVILRLGGNPWICGCTMEPLLKWLRTNIQTCVADVQRAKCWGPPEVDGVLLFSLTEESFKACHLTLTLDDYLFIAFVGFVVSIASVATNFLLGITANCCHRWSKANEEEEI; this is translated from the exons atGATTCTGATTACCTTCCTCCTGATGACCGCGGCTCTGCTCTCTGGCATCAAAAGTTGCCCCGTTCTCTGCACCTGCCAAAACCAGATGGTGGACTGCAGTAACCAGAGGCTCTTCTCTGTTCCACCTGATCTGCTTCTAGACATTAGAAACCTCAGCCTGGCCCACAATCGTATTGCCAACATTCCACCAGGGTATTTGTCCTGCTATACAGAGCTCCAGATCCTGGACCTACACAATAATTCCCTGTCAGAGCTTCCTAAGAGACTCTTCATCAACGCTAAGAAGCTTCTTCACCTAGACCTAAGCTACAACAACCTTAGTCATTTGCCAGCTGATATGTTTCAGATGGCTCATGACTTGGTGCAGGTGAACCTGAGTTACAACCCTGGACTGAGGAAGATCCATCCACTGGCATTCCGTGGGCTGTTTCAGCTCAGGCACTTGGACTTGAGCTATGGAAGTCTATCTTTCCTGGGACTGGAGGCCTTAGAGGACCTATCTGGCCTGGTGATTCTACGACTTGGAGGTAACCCTTGGATTTGCGGATGCACTATGGAGCCCCTATTGAAGTGGCTGCGGACCAACATTCAAACATGTGTAGCTG ATGTACAGCGTGCCAAATGCTGGGGCCCACCAGAAGTAGATGGTGTACTACTCTTCTCACTGACCGAGGAGAGCTTCAAGGCTTGCCACTTAACCCTTACGCTGGACGATTACCTCTTTATTGCCTTTGTGGGATTTGTGGTCTCCATTGCATCTGTAGCGACTAACTTTCTCCTGGGCATCACTGCGAACTGCTGCCACCGATGGAGCAAGGCCAACGAGGAGGAAGAGATATAA